From Chryseobacterium joostei, the proteins below share one genomic window:
- a CDS encoding tail fiber domain-containing protein: MKKCTLLLLFLLFENNFQAQVGINTTTPNSSSVLDIMGSNKGLLIPRIALTGSSDTVTVPLPANSLMIYNTAAVNDVQPGYYYWSTTAGRWTKVLDDLKPIVMTGWSLTGNSGMVNGVNFIGTSDNVDVIFKRNNIVSGVLNTTNTIFGVNSLTANTIGLNNTAVGVNNLISNTTGSMNTAIGAEVLSSNKTGIQNTGYGYRALYSNLDGNNNVANGYFSLFSAKSTIGNVGIGASSLRELISGDNNIGIGGDALRMLPGGRGNTAIGGSAGYNVNTVNNYNTFIGFRAGAGLVSGKSNTIIGANVSGLPASLSNNIIIADGDGNRRINIDQNGNIGVGTNTPKFPLDIRLKTTEWPLAATSLTYYGISPDSGSFDGTLTTYSNYTNDIGTFNTNTSIYADGNIISVGKLSVAQTSLFSDKRIKNIMSRSDSGKDLITLRKLSITNYLMKDEALYGKQEFKKVIAQEVEAVYPQAVSKSGVKTFIPNIYQLAKQNGSVFTFEKRIAISKEDKFLKIYDETGEIILEIQGSTPNSITVNLADKELKGKLFVYGTEVSDLRTVDYDALSMLNISATQELAKKIEALENENEALKKSNIEMQHTQTIFEERLKRLESSSAK, encoded by the coding sequence ATGAAAAAATGCACCCTGCTGCTGTTATTTCTTTTATTTGAAAACAATTTCCAAGCTCAGGTGGGAATCAATACAACAACACCTAATTCGTCTTCAGTTCTAGATATTATGGGATCTAACAAAGGTCTTTTAATTCCTAGAATTGCACTTACGGGAAGTTCAGATACTGTTACAGTACCATTACCTGCTAATTCTTTAATGATCTACAACACAGCTGCTGTAAATGATGTTCAGCCCGGTTATTATTACTGGAGTACAACTGCAGGACGATGGACAAAAGTACTGGATGATCTGAAGCCTATTGTAATGACGGGATGGAGCCTCACCGGAAATTCGGGGATGGTAAACGGAGTTAATTTTATAGGAACTTCTGATAATGTAGATGTTATTTTTAAAAGAAATAATATTGTATCTGGGGTATTAAATACAACCAATACGATCTTTGGGGTGAATAGCTTAACAGCCAATACAATTGGATTGAACAATACTGCAGTAGGAGTCAATAATTTAATTTCTAATACTACAGGAAGTATGAATACGGCCATAGGGGCAGAAGTGTTGAGCAGCAACAAAACGGGGATACAGAATACAGGCTATGGGTACCGGGCGTTATATTCTAATCTGGATGGGAATAATAATGTTGCCAATGGCTATTTCTCACTCTTTTCTGCTAAAAGTACGATAGGCAACGTTGGTATTGGGGCAAGTTCACTACGTGAGCTTATCTCCGGAGATAACAATATAGGAATAGGAGGGGATGCCTTACGGATGCTTCCCGGTGGTAGGGGAAACACTGCTATTGGCGGATCTGCAGGATATAATGTTAATACGGTGAATAATTATAACACTTTCATAGGTTTCCGTGCGGGTGCAGGTCTTGTTTCCGGGAAATCAAATACGATTATCGGAGCCAATGTAAGCGGGCTGCCTGCTTCACTTTCAAATAATATTATCATTGCTGATGGTGACGGAAACAGAAGAATTAATATTGACCAGAACGGAAATATTGGTGTTGGGACGAATACTCCAAAATTTCCGCTGGATATCAGGCTAAAGACCACAGAATGGCCCTTGGCAGCAACAAGTCTTACGTATTACGGAATAAGTCCTGATTCAGGCTCTTTTGACGGAACATTGACTACTTATTCGAATTATACCAATGATATCGGTACTTTTAATACCAATACATCTATTTATGCAGATGGCAATATTATATCGGTAGGTAAATTGAGTGTGGCACAGACGTCTCTTTTTTCTGATAAAAGAATCAAAAATATCATGAGTAGGTCGGATAGTGGAAAAGATTTAATCACCTTAAGAAAGCTCAGTATTACCAATTATCTTATGAAGGATGAGGCATTATACGGTAAACAGGAATTTAAAAAGGTAATTGCGCAGGAGGTGGAGGCTGTTTATCCGCAGGCAGTCAGTAAAAGTGGCGTGAAGACTTTTATTCCCAATATTTATCAGCTTGCAAAACAAAACGGCTCCGTTTTTACCTTTGAAAAACGGATTGCTATTTCTAAAGAAGATAAATTTCTTAAAATATATGATGAAACTGGAGAAATCATATTGGAAATACAGGGCAGTACACCTAACAGTATTACAGTAAACCTAGCTGATAAAGAACTTAAAGGAAAGCTATTTGTTTATGGAACTGAAGTCTCCGATTTAAGAACTGTAGATTATGATGCCTTATCTATGTTGAATATCTCCGCAACTCAGGAATTGGCTAAGAAAATAGAGGCCTTAGAAAACGAAAATGAGGCTTTAAAGAAATCGAATATAGAAATGCAGCATACACAGACTATTTTTGAAGAACGTTTAAAACGTTTGGAGTCTTCCTCTGCAAAATAG
- the aroB gene encoding 3-dehydroquinate synthase — protein MITILNDNFSQLNELLHEKTFSKIFILVDENTHEYCLPILLGNMETDLGFEILEIEAGEEMKNIQTANQLWEILTEMKADRKALIINLGGGVITDMGGFVASTYKRGIQFINIPTTLLSMCDASIGGKTGIDLMHYKNMVGTFAFPEQIFIYPKFLETLPFKELRSGFAEMLKHGLIADKAHWNQLIQIHKLDVEAVTPHIQTSMDIKQDVVEKDFHESNIRKTLNFGHTIGHAVESLCLQQGNPILHGEAVAMGMISEAHLAYLENLISEDDAKAIIENIQRYYPYLDISDFKDEDITALLLNDKKNTDSKINFSLLSSIGSCTYDHQCSQKNILDSLHFYRKLNDA, from the coding sequence ATGATAACAATATTAAACGATAATTTTTCTCAGCTAAACGAACTTCTTCACGAAAAAACATTCAGTAAAATTTTTATTTTAGTGGATGAAAATACCCATGAATACTGTCTTCCTATCCTTTTAGGAAATATGGAAACAGACCTGGGTTTTGAAATTCTGGAGATTGAAGCCGGTGAAGAAATGAAAAATATTCAGACTGCCAACCAACTTTGGGAAATTCTTACAGAAATGAAGGCAGACAGAAAAGCATTGATTATCAATTTAGGAGGCGGTGTGATTACAGATATGGGAGGTTTTGTGGCTTCTACCTACAAAAGAGGAATACAGTTTATCAATATCCCTACTACCCTTTTATCCATGTGCGATGCCTCCATTGGAGGAAAAACAGGTATCGATTTAATGCATTATAAAAATATGGTGGGAACATTTGCCTTCCCGGAACAGATTTTTATTTATCCTAAGTTTTTGGAAACCCTGCCTTTTAAAGAACTAAGAAGCGGGTTTGCTGAAATGCTGAAACACGGACTTATTGCCGATAAAGCACACTGGAATCAGCTGATTCAAATTCATAAGCTTGATGTGGAAGCCGTAACACCACATATTCAGACCTCAATGGATATTAAGCAGGATGTGGTTGAAAAAGACTTCCATGAAAGTAATATCAGAAAAACATTGAATTTTGGACATACGATTGGACATGCTGTGGAAAGCCTATGCTTACAACAAGGAAATCCTATTCTACACGGAGAAGCTGTTGCCATGGGAATGATTTCTGAAGCTCATCTTGCTTATCTTGAGAATCTTATTTCAGAGGACGATGCAAAGGCTATTATTGAAAATATTCAGCGTTATTATCCTTATTTAGATATCAGTGATTTCAAGGACGAAGATATTACCGCGCTGCTTTTAAATGATAAAAAGAATACAGACAGTAAAATTAATTTCTCTTTACTTTCAAGTATTGGTTCATGTACCTATGACCACCAGTGCAGCCAAAAAAACATCCTTGATTCTCTTCATTTTTACAGAAAATTAAATGATGCATAA
- a CDS encoding pseudouridine synthase, translated as MSRDNNNSDRPKRPRISTKKSSDDSRASRSGNSSGSKPFKKPFSKDGGKKGPEHSESNSRFEKKPFKKNNEGFDGSSDNSESKSENRAYITNKSESYAKKSFGKPKRGAKSFDTRDKYERGSLKYGRRPSNGDDRNEDRAKSFVQKRRLNKIEKDVHKDSIRLNKYIANSGICSRREADELITQGLVEVNGKVVDEMGYQVQKTDRVVFDGQSITPEKPVYVLLNKPKGYISTTKDDKARKTVMDLVANASPYRLFPVGRLDRSTTGVILLTNDGHMTKKLTHPSFDAKKIYHVTLDKKLTGEDLRLIAEGIRLDEGVATVDQISYIEGKPKNEIGIEIHIGWNRVIRRIFQRLGYEVESLDRVMFAGMTKKNIKRGHWRILTELEVNNLKML; from the coding sequence ATGAGCAGAGATAATAATAATTCAGACAGACCAAAGAGACCAAGAATTTCAACCAAGAAAAGTTCTGATGATTCTCGTGCTTCCAGATCTGGAAATTCTTCAGGATCAAAACCTTTTAAAAAACCTTTTTCTAAAGATGGAGGAAAAAAAGGTCCAGAACATTCAGAATCCAACTCAAGATTTGAAAAGAAACCATTCAAGAAAAATAACGAAGGCTTTGATGGCTCTAGTGATAATTCTGAATCAAAATCTGAAAATAGAGCTTATATCACGAATAAAAGTGAGAGCTATGCAAAGAAATCTTTTGGAAAACCTAAAAGAGGTGCAAAAAGTTTCGATACTAGAGATAAGTACGAAAGAGGTAGCCTAAAATACGGAAGAAGACCATCTAATGGTGATGATAGAAATGAAGATAGAGCAAAGTCTTTTGTACAGAAAAGAAGACTGAACAAGATTGAAAAAGATGTTCATAAGGACAGCATCCGTCTTAATAAGTATATTGCTAATTCCGGAATCTGCAGCAGGAGAGAGGCTGATGAGCTTATCACCCAAGGTTTAGTAGAGGTAAACGGAAAGGTGGTAGATGAAATGGGATACCAGGTACAGAAAACGGACAGAGTAGTTTTTGACGGACAAAGTATTACTCCGGAGAAACCTGTTTATGTGCTTTTGAACAAACCAAAAGGTTATATTTCTACAACGAAAGACGATAAAGCAAGAAAAACTGTAATGGATCTTGTGGCTAATGCTTCTCCTTACAGACTTTTCCCAGTTGGAAGACTAGATCGTTCTACAACGGGTGTAATTCTGTTGACGAATGATGGACACATGACAAAAAAACTGACGCATCCATCTTTTGATGCTAAGAAGATTTATCATGTAACTTTGGATAAGAAACTAACTGGTGAGGATTTACGTCTTATTGCAGAAGGTATTCGTCTTGATGAGGGAGTGGCTACTGTTGATCAGATTTCATACATTGAAGGGAAACCTAAAAATGAGATTGGAATTGAAATTCATATCGGATGGAACCGTGTAATCAGAAGAATTTTCCAAAGATTAGGATATGAGGTGGAAAGCTTGGATAGAGTAATGTTTGCGGGAATGACGAAGAAGAACATCAAGAGAGGACACTGGAGAATCCTTACAGAACTGGAAGTAAATAACCTTAAGATGCTTTAA
- the pncA gene encoding bifunctional nicotinamidase/pyrazinamidase, whose product MKKALIIVDVQNDFCEGGALAVPGANEIIPYINLLMEENEYDQVILTQDWHPVGHKSFASSNGKKVGENIILNGVPQFMWPDHCIQGTFGAEFHKDLNQDKVTHIIQKGKNIEIDSYSGFQDNNHFMKTGLDDFLKYHDIQLVEIVGLAMDYCVKFTCQDAVANGYVTCLHFNGTRAVNVRPDNGRDAIYEMIEKGVTVLG is encoded by the coding sequence ATGAAAAAAGCATTAATAATAGTCGATGTACAGAATGATTTTTGTGAAGGCGGAGCCCTTGCAGTTCCTGGAGCTAATGAGATTATCCCGTACATCAATCTTTTGATGGAGGAAAATGAATATGATCAGGTTATTTTGACGCAGGATTGGCATCCGGTAGGCCATAAAAGCTTTGCCAGCAGCAATGGTAAAAAAGTAGGTGAAAACATTATTCTCAATGGTGTTCCTCAGTTTATGTGGCCGGATCATTGTATTCAGGGAACTTTTGGAGCCGAATTCCACAAAGATCTGAATCAGGATAAGGTAACCCACATCATACAAAAAGGAAAAAATATTGAAATAGACAGCTACAGCGGATTTCAGGACAATAATCACTTTATGAAAACAGGATTGGATGATTTCTTAAAATACCATGATATTCAACTGGTAGAAATTGTTGGATTGGCTATGGATTATTGTGTGAAGTTTACTTGTCAGGATGCGGTAGCCAACGGATATGTGACATGTCTTCACTTTAACGGAACACGTGCTGTAAACGTAAGACCTGATAATGGTAGAGATGCCATTTATGAAATGATCGAAAAAGGAGTTACTGTTTTAGGTTAA
- a CDS encoding DEAD/DEAH box helicase, which produces MSFESLGLSHNIIRSVNKLGYLKPFPIQEQAVPVILQGKDLMGIAQTGSGKTACFVMPILEKLQNSEAKKGRNVQVLILVPTRELAIQIDEVFRAFTENLKREIRTMAVYGGVSINPQMKGMFGVEVLIATPGRLLDLIDHNALSISEIQHLVIDEADKMFQLGFGEEMNKLFAMMPVVKQTTLFSATLNDKVSEMKERLSINPTIIEIKKEEVEIDNIEQLAYHVSPENKGPFLRYLIKEKKVEKALIFVSSTRSADNLVEKLKKNKIKAVAIHSQKSQGARRNNLEEFKVNGAQILVATDLIGRGIHIESLPCVINYELPRSPLDYIHRIGRTGRANEKGTAINILTDDELQHFRVIQKKMGKKVPLQRTEGIDLHGY; this is translated from the coding sequence ATGTCATTTGAGTCTTTAGGATTATCACACAATATTATTCGTTCTGTTAACAAATTAGGTTATTTAAAGCCATTTCCAATTCAGGAGCAGGCAGTCCCTGTTATTTTACAAGGGAAAGATCTGATGGGGATTGCGCAAACAGGTTCCGGAAAAACGGCTTGTTTTGTGATGCCTATTTTAGAAAAATTACAGAATTCGGAGGCTAAAAAAGGTCGTAATGTTCAGGTTTTAATATTGGTTCCTACCCGTGAATTAGCAATTCAGATTGATGAAGTTTTTAGAGCTTTCACAGAAAATTTGAAACGTGAAATCCGTACAATGGCAGTTTATGGTGGTGTTTCTATCAATCCACAGATGAAAGGAATGTTTGGGGTGGAAGTTCTTATAGCAACTCCGGGCCGTTTATTAGACTTAATTGATCATAATGCATTAAGTATTTCGGAAATTCAGCATTTGGTGATTGATGAAGCAGATAAAATGTTTCAGCTAGGTTTTGGCGAAGAAATGAATAAACTTTTCGCTATGATGCCTGTGGTGAAGCAAACCACTTTATTTTCAGCGACTTTAAATGATAAGGTTTCTGAAATGAAGGAGCGTTTATCCATTAATCCTACAATTATTGAAATTAAAAAAGAGGAAGTTGAAATTGATAATATCGAGCAATTGGCATATCATGTTTCTCCAGAAAATAAAGGTCCTTTCCTACGATATTTAATTAAAGAAAAGAAGGTTGAAAAAGCCTTGATTTTTGTTTCCTCTACAAGATCAGCAGATAATTTGGTTGAGAAACTTAAAAAGAATAAAATTAAGGCAGTGGCTATTCACAGTCAGAAATCACAAGGTGCCCGTAGAAATAATTTAGAAGAATTTAAAGTAAATGGAGCCCAGATTCTAGTTGCTACAGACTTAATTGGCCGTGGAATTCATATCGAGTCTTTGCCTTGCGTTATTAATTACGAATTACCGCGTTCGCCTTTAGATTATATTCACCGTATTGGTAGAACAGGACGTGCCAATGAAAAAGGAACTGCTATTAATATTCTGACGGATGATGAATTACAGCATTTTAGAGTGATTCAGAAGAAAATGGGTAAAAAAGTACCTTTACAAAGAACAGAGGGTATTGATTTGCATGGGTATTAG
- a CDS encoding YfiT family bacillithiol transferase — translation MNDLEKKKFPIGEFEVPENICDITLDTYIKVIKDFPGRLKNLIEHFTDEQLDTPYREGGWTVRQVVNHLSDSHMNSFIRFKLALTEDNPTIKPYDEAKWAELQDSFHMPIKPAMRILKGTHQRWTVLLKSLTNKQFERTFHHPEHHKNYDLRESLAMYVWHCDHHFAHIENLKKEKGW, via the coding sequence ATGAATGATTTAGAGAAAAAGAAATTCCCGATAGGAGAGTTTGAAGTTCCGGAAAATATTTGTGACATAACTTTGGATACCTATATCAAGGTTATTAAGGACTTTCCCGGAAGGCTGAAGAATCTTATTGAGCATTTTACAGATGAGCAATTGGATACCCCTTACAGAGAGGGGGGCTGGACAGTAAGACAGGTTGTCAACCACCTTTCAGACAGTCATATGAACAGTTTTATTCGTTTTAAACTTGCATTAACGGAAGATAATCCAACGATAAAGCCCTATGATGAAGCAAAATGGGCAGAGCTTCAGGACAGCTTTCATATGCCTATAAAACCGGCCATGAGAATATTAAAAGGAACTCACCAACGATGGACAGTACTTCTTAAGAGTCTTACCAACAAACAATTTGAGAGAACCTTTCATCATCCTGAGCATCATAAAAACTACGATCTTAGGGAAAGTCTTGCCATGTACGTTTGGCATTGTGACCATCATTTTGCACATATTGAAAATCTGAAGAAAGAAAAAGGTTGGTAA
- a CDS encoding DUF1569 domain-containing protein encodes MVKKTLNNPIYFEEIIERISKLSENTSGKWGKMDVSQMLKHCDLVLQVALRKIELPPINILYKTIGIFTKMEMYVFNNGIPRNMPTFQKLIINFECDFDESKTNLLKTLEEFRIACENKKLPDSHRLFGNMTEKDWEFLEYKHLNHHLKQFNV; translated from the coding sequence TTGGTAAAAAAGACTCTTAATAACCCAATATACTTTGAGGAAATTATAGAAAGAATTTCCAAATTATCTGAAAACACTTCTGGAAAATGGGGAAAGATGGATGTTAGTCAGATGCTAAAGCATTGTGACCTAGTACTTCAGGTTGCTTTGAGAAAAATTGAACTTCCCCCAATTAATATTCTTTACAAGACAATAGGAATCTTTACTAAAATGGAAATGTATGTTTTCAATAACGGAATTCCTAGAAACATGCCTACTTTTCAAAAACTAATCATTAATTTTGAGTGTGATTTTGATGAATCAAAAACCAATCTACTGAAAACACTGGAGGAATTTCGGATAGCCTGTGAAAACAAAAAGCTGCCGGACAGCCACAGATTATTCGGGAATATGACTGAAAAAGACTGGGAATTTTTAGAATATAAGCATCTTAATCATCATTTAAAACAATTTAATGTATGA
- the ytxJ gene encoding bacillithiol system redox-active protein YtxJ encodes MSFFDKIFGGKSETPDQKSFWKKIDSEEDLAQAIEHSYQHKIAIFKHSTSCFISKTVLRNFEMEVEHSDQKIELYYLDLLAHRAISNKIAADFGIRHESPQLIVIEDGKPVTSASHEDISLSQIL; translated from the coding sequence ATGAGTTTTTTTGATAAAATATTCGGTGGAAAAAGTGAAACACCTGATCAAAAATCTTTCTGGAAAAAGATAGATTCTGAAGAAGATCTGGCACAAGCCATTGAACATTCTTACCAACATAAAATAGCTATTTTCAAACATTCAACGAGCTGCTTTATCAGTAAAACCGTTTTGAGAAACTTTGAAATGGAGGTTGAACACTCTGACCAAAAAATAGAATTGTATTATTTGGATTTGTTGGCTCACAGGGCTATTTCAAATAAAATTGCAGCAGATTTTGGGATAAGACATGAAAGTCCCCAACTTATTGTCATAGAGGATGGAAAACCCGTCACCAGTGCTTCGCATGAAGATATTTCTTTAAGCCAGATTCTATAA
- a CDS encoding Crp/Fnr family transcriptional regulator: MKNINNYLAKVLNVPLQNVNTCSLHYEVKKIPKNQFLLQYGEICRHIFFVEKGLLKMYSIDKNGKEHIIQFAPESWLISDRSSLYFNEKSNYYIEAVEDSEILLLHPDFFNKLVEQFPNSIERSDFLLQKHIRSLQNRINSLLGETAEERYMKFIKMYPDLLLRVPQWMIASYLGITPESLSRVRKELARKNFIPDNK; the protein is encoded by the coding sequence ATGAAGAATATTAATAACTATTTAGCCAAAGTCTTAAATGTTCCCCTTCAAAATGTGAACACCTGCAGTCTGCACTATGAAGTAAAGAAGATTCCTAAAAATCAATTTCTTCTTCAGTATGGCGAAATATGCAGGCATATATTCTTTGTAGAAAAGGGCCTTTTGAAAATGTATTCCATTGATAAAAACGGAAAAGAACACATTATACAATTTGCTCCTGAAAGCTGGCTGATTTCTGACCGAAGCAGTCTTTATTTTAATGAAAAATCCAACTACTATATTGAAGCTGTGGAGGATTCAGAAATATTGCTTCTGCATCCTGATTTCTTCAACAAGCTGGTAGAGCAATTTCCAAACAGTATAGAAAGAAGTGATTTTCTTCTTCAGAAACACATCAGAAGCCTTCAGAACAGAATCAATTCTCTTTTAGGCGAGACTGCAGAAGAAAGATATATGAAGTTCATTAAAATGTATCCGGATTTACTTCTTAGGGTTCCTCAATGGATGATTGCTTCTTATTTGGGCATTACTCCCGAGAGTTTAAGCCGTGTAAGAAAGGAATTGGCAAGAAAGAATTTCATTCCGGATAATAAATAG
- a CDS encoding aminotransferase-like domain-containing protein, whose amino-acid sequence MSKEFLYTEIADGIAAQIKSGVLKAGDKLPSVRMLCSEHQVSMNTAKRVFLELESQSLVESKPQSGYFVSQLLSLKLPLSAVSRPSLMANNDEPDELISRVYENMGKKDITFFSIGIPSGDLLPQAKLKKEIVHAIRELKDGGTEYEELQGNLKLRRMIAVRSLQWGGNLNENDLITTNGGMNALSFCLMALGKPGDTIAIESPCYPGILQLANGLGLKVLELPTHPTTGIEIDVLKKLMPKIDLCLLIPNFNSPLGSCMPDENKKEVVRILSENNIPLIEDDVYGDLYFGSTRPKCCKSFDKDGSVLYCSSISKTLAPGYRVGWIAPGKYKDKILKLKLLHSTSSISIVNEAVANFLKSGRYEKHLQQLRKTLQSNYQNYVQTIAEYFPEGTKTSRPQGGLSLWVEFDKKIRTTELYDLSIKQNISIAPGRMFTFQEQFENCMRLCIGLPWSEETQAKLRQVGNLAKRI is encoded by the coding sequence ATGAGTAAGGAATTTTTATATACAGAAATAGCAGATGGCATTGCTGCACAAATCAAAAGTGGTGTTTTAAAAGCAGGAGACAAGCTTCCGTCAGTAAGAATGCTTTGTAGTGAGCATCAGGTAAGCATGAATACAGCAAAACGGGTTTTTCTTGAACTTGAGTCTCAGTCTCTCGTAGAATCAAAGCCACAATCCGGTTACTTTGTGAGCCAATTATTGTCTTTAAAACTTCCTTTATCTGCGGTTAGTCGTCCATCTTTAATGGCAAACAATGACGAGCCTGATGAACTCATCAGTAGAGTATACGAAAATATGGGAAAGAAGGACATTACTTTTTTTTCCATCGGAATTCCATCCGGAGATCTCCTGCCACAGGCCAAACTGAAAAAGGAGATTGTACATGCCATAAGAGAGCTAAAAGATGGCGGAACAGAATATGAAGAACTTCAGGGAAACCTGAAACTAAGAAGAATGATTGCTGTACGCTCATTACAATGGGGTGGAAACCTTAATGAAAATGATCTCATTACCACCAACGGCGGCATGAATGCACTGTCTTTCTGTCTGATGGCTCTTGGAAAACCTGGAGATACCATTGCCATTGAAAGCCCCTGTTATCCGGGAATATTACAGCTTGCGAATGGATTAGGATTAAAGGTACTGGAACTTCCTACCCATCCCACCACCGGAATAGAAATAGATGTATTAAAGAAATTAATGCCCAAGATTGACCTGTGCCTTTTAATTCCTAATTTTAATTCCCCTTTAGGAAGCTGCATGCCGGATGAAAATAAGAAAGAAGTTGTAAGAATTTTGTCAGAAAATAATATTCCTCTGATTGAAGATGACGTATATGGTGACCTTTACTTTGGTTCCACTCGTCCCAAGTGCTGTAAATCATTTGATAAGGATGGAAGTGTGCTGTATTGCAGCTCTATTTCAAAAACATTAGCTCCCGGATATCGTGTGGGCTGGATTGCTCCCGGAAAATACAAGGATAAGATTTTAAAACTCAAACTATTGCATTCTACATCCTCTATTTCCATTGTCAATGAAGCTGTGGCTAATTTTCTAAAATCAGGCAGATATGAAAAGCATCTTCAACAGCTTCGAAAAACCCTGCAAAGCAACTATCAAAACTATGTGCAGACCATCGCTGAATACTTTCCAGAAGGAACAAAAACCAGTCGTCCGCAAGGAGGATTATCTCTATGGGTAGAATTTGATAAAAAGATACGAACTACCGAACTCTATGATTTATCGATCAAACAGAATATAAGTATTGCTCCCGGAAGAATGTTTACCTTTCAGGAGCAGTTTGAAAACTGTATGAGGCTTTGTATCGGACTTCCGTGGTCAGAAGAAACACAGGCAAAGCTCAGACAGGTAGGAAATCTTGCCAAAAGGATCTAA